The Candidatus Omnitrophota bacterium genomic interval CCACCCGCCGACGATAAAGAGCACGGCCAGCCCCATTGTTACCATTTCGTCTCCGAGGAGGTGCCAGAGAAAACCTGTCACGGCCACCAGCAGACCCACCAGGAGCTGGAAGTCGCGAAGGACGCTGATCTCCCGCCGGTCACTGCTTCCGGGATGCTCCCGTATCGTCCCCCAAGCCCACACGGCGCGCATCGCGAGCATGAATGCAACATAGAACACAAAGGTTACTTCCCCGCGCGCGGCGCCGACTGCGGCGCCATAGCCGGCAACGGCAATGGCCACTTCGGTAAAGAACCGACGATAACGGGTGAACGGGTTCCTGATCGTCAGGATCCGTCCGTGCAGCCAATCCCGCGCGAAAAAGTAAAATACCGCCGCGATAAGAGCAAGCCGATAGGTCCGCTCATAGACCGTCGGAACACTGCCCAGAATAACCCATTCGTACGACTCGCGCACGATCGCGACAAAAAGCGCGGCGTAGAGAAAGTCCACGAACCGGATCAGCACATCAAGGAGCCGCACCGAGGTCTCTTCCGCTTGCTCAGCCATCTTCCGCCCCCCCTCAATAGGTTTTCAGGGAACTGCCGCCTACTTTCATAAGACAAGATTTCTCGGCCTTTTGCCGTCACCCCTCGCAATAGCGCCGCTCAACCTCGTCAAGAATCGCGCCGGCGACGTTGCGCGGCGCTCCGGTGACGGGAAAGTGGTGCATATCAATGTAAGGAAGGCTGTTTGCCTCAATAATACCAAAGGGAATACCGCTTAGCGCCTGCCCGTCCGCAAGGGGCAACCCCCGAAAATGGATCGCGCGCCCGGCGCAAAGTTCGAAGTAGTGCGTTTCCCGGCCGCAAAGACGCAGCACCCTTGTTCCATAGCCGCGGCGGCTCGCCTCGTCAATCACCACCAGCGACCGGTTAAAGATGCTTTTGCGCTCCTTGATGGCGGTAAAGCGCGCAAGACCGCACGCACGTAATAACCCGAGTAGTGCTTGTGCGCATATGCGTTCCATCGCGCTCGCCAATTTTGCCGAATTCACCAGGCCAAAGCACCGCCATCCGCACCGGACCGCCAACTGTCGCGCAAGGGACTCGACAGAAGAAACGAAACGCTCTCCGCGATGCGACGACCGGGTAATGATCGGCAAACAATGGATGCAAAAACCGTCTCGACGCCACCACGTCATGGTTTGGTCCAGATGTCCGCTATATTATACCCGAAAGAGACACACGCTGACATGGAACACGCCCAAGCAAAAGCCCGGGCGTGTGTTGTTTCGGGATACACCCACCTTACGCGCTCTTTGAAAGCGGCAATTCCACCACGAACGTACTGCCCCTTCCCAACCCCTCCGATTCCGCCCAGGCGCGGCCGCCGTGGTCTTCGGCCACGCGTTTGACAAAGTGCCCCGCCATCATTTGCTGATTGCTATTCCAATCAGTAAAAATATGCTAGGCTCTGGTCTATAGAGCGCACACTATGAAATCGGACTGGCATTCCCCCGCAAAACCTTTTTTATGGGCTTTAACGGGAGGTATAAGTATCATTTCATAGTATGATGTCTATAGGATCAATAAAAATATGAAAATACTTAAACCCATAGCGCGCACAATAATATATGATGGAACAACTAACAAGGTTTTACTGGTTAGAAACACAGGAGCAGCCTTCTGGTATGCTCCAGGCGGTGAGTGGGAGTTTAAACGTGAGAACATTTTAGAATGCGCCAAAAGAGAAGTATTTGAGGAAACTGGGTTGAGGATAGATATACAAAGACTGTTATATGTGCAAGAGTTTCATGGATCTGAAAAGATGGTGTGCATAGAAATGTTTTGGTTGGCAAGGCTCTCCCACGAACAAGATCTGGATTTGCAGCATGTCGATCTTGATCCAAACGGGTCAGTAGAAGAGACAAGATGGTTCTCAAAGGAAGAATTGCAAGAGCTGAAAGTATTCCCCGAAAGACTACGATATACGTTTTGGGACAATATACAAAACTTTGAAGTCTCCGAAGACCCGTTTATTGGTATTAGCTAGTTCGCATGCAATGCTTTTTGGCTTTTTAACATCTGAGAGTATTATGGTCTCCTACGCCCATTCACAAAAAGTGTTCTCATACAAATCAGAAGGGAGTGTTTCTTGTAGCATGGCGTTTAATTATCATGATTCTTCAGTCTCCTTTGCTATAGACAATAAAGTCGTTCTTGTCTTGGAAGCCGAAAGGGTCTTCAGAGAAAAAAAGAAAGCATGTACACAAGAGGAAATGGAATATTTAACTCGGTACGGTCTCAACTTACTTGGAAAACATGTTAAGGATGTCGGGTATTGGTCGATGACAACTTTCAACAATCCACATTTGACCAACGATGACATCATAAATGCGAACGAAAAAAGGATCAGGGGGCCTCATTGGAAAAAGATTAATCTTCTCGGATCTGAAAAGGATGTCTTAATCACAAACCACCATCTTTCTCATGCGGGGACATATTTCTGTACGAAATATAAAAGCGCAATAATAATTTCCTGTGATGGAGGAGGAGATATCGATCCAGTCACAAATAATAATGAATGCGTGGCTGTTTTTAAGGGATGTGGGGATAAAATCCTCAAACAACATTTGCCTTTACAAGGCTTTATAACTGGTAAAACTTATGGAGTCTGTTCCGCATTTATTTTTGGATCACAACTTCATTCTAAAAACCCGCCAGAAGGCAAGTTAATGGCACTGGCTGCTTCCGGGAAGATTAGAGATGAGTATTACAATTTTCTTGATAAAAATTTTGAGAAAATAGAAAAAACTGATTACTCGGAGGTCTTGAAAATCCTGGAGAGGAGCTCTATGAGGAGTTTACAAGGACAAGCCACGAAACAAACCAATGACGCCAGAGATTTCGCAGCCACACTTCATAGATTTTTTGTAGAGAAAAGAATGGAAAACATTGACTTTATAATAAAAGGAGCTTCTTCGGATGAGGAGGCGATGATATTGACTGGAGGAGCTAGTCTAAATCTAGATTTGAATACGAGAGTTATAGAAAAGTACCCTAATTTTAAACATTTTGTTCCACC includes:
- a CDS encoding NUDIX hydrolase, with protein sequence MKILKPIARTIIYDGTTNKVLLVRNTGAAFWYAPGGEWEFKRENILECAKREVFEETGLRIDIQRLLYVQEFHGSEKMVCIEMFWLARLSHEQDLDLQHVDLDPNGSVEETRWFSKEELQELKVFPERLRYTFWDNIQNFEVSEDPFIGIS
- a CDS encoding carbamoyltransferase C-terminal domain-containing protein; protein product: MAFNYHDSSVSFAIDNKVVLVLEAERVFREKKKACTQEEMEYLTRYGLNLLGKHVKDVGYWSMTTFNNPHLTNDDIINANEKRIRGPHWKKINLLGSEKDVLITNHHLSHAGTYFCTKYKSAIIISCDGGGDIDPVTNNNECVAVFKGCGDKILKQHLPLQGFITGKTYGVCSAFIFGSQLHSKNPPEGKLMALAASGKIRDEYYNFLDKNFEKIEKTDYSEVLKILERSSMRSLQGQATKQTNDARDFAATLHRFFVEKRMENIDFIIKGASSDEEAMILTGGASLNLDLNTRVIEKYPNFKHFVPPCCDDTGQSLGSLCILITQVLNKRPTVDLPYLGEGVEQYDYNSETLEKAVDILLKNGILILHNGKSEVGPRALGNRSFIARPDSLEIKVRLSEKIKRRESYRPVAPVVLEDKVGEYFIGPGQSPYMLYRYKVIASQKEKVAGAVHIDNSARVQTVSKSENKFLYDLIKIFGERTGVYALLNTSLNLQGEPLANKIEESLNIYDRIDGPKGIVYNGHIIKFSESK